Proteins encoded within one genomic window of Humulus lupulus chromosome 1, drHumLupu1.1, whole genome shotgun sequence:
- the LOC133782580 gene encoding ninja-family protein AFP2-like, which yields MAEVERDELELELGLSLGGRRGSFRKFETTTIPLDKESGSSFGGEIDQTTTSRSSTSPAAVSDQKTKREMHAMRRQEAKKKRQEKRNRRLRNSSLVKDHCSNDVSPVMEDQDQDQQRASKREKIQFVSQTLPYHHHQQQQHFTGAVQYPYPSFQFVPFTNGFAYPYMMPWWTPTAGADGKNGVQPMPCRSFGPFYTGQGFGLNVSNGSGSEKNVGKADGEAGKTTSNGCSSSTVLSDSESSLEQNQRNDSKTNDEKANSEASAQNCSETTTVSQPVPEQQPPVADSTPSPNKAAELDRKPPKPPAQNRIGTTWPLQQMPYVSTTGDGPNGKTVTGFLYRYTKSEVNIVCVCHGRTFSPAEFVEHAGGTDISNPLKHITVIPSAF from the coding sequence ATGGCCGAGGTAGAGCGAGACGAGCTTGAGCTGGAATTAGGGTTGTCCCTTGGAGGAAGAAGAGGAAGTTTCAGAAAATTTGAAACTACAACGATTCCTCTCGACAAAGAATCCGGTTCGTCGTTTGGTGGAGAAATTGATCAAACGACAACATCAAGATCCAGTACCTCGCCGGCTGCAGTCTCCGATCAGAAGACGAAACGTGAGATGCACGCGATGAGGAGACAAGAGGCGAAGAAGAAGCGACAAGAGAAAAGGAATCGACGATTACGGAACTCGTCTTTGGTGAAAGACCATTGTTCGAACGATGTTTCTCCTGTAATGGAAGATCAAGATCAAGATCAACAACGAGCGAGCAAAAGGGAAAAGATCCAGTTCGTTAGCCAAACGCTGCcttatcatcatcatcaacaacaacaacactTTACGGGAGCTGTGCAGTACCCTTACCCGTCGTTTCAGTTCGTTCCGTTCACGAATGGGTTCGCATACCCATACATGATGCCGTGGTGGACGCCGACCGCCGGTGCTGACGGGAAAAATGGGGTTCAACCCATGCCTTGCCGGAGCTTCGGGCCGTTTTATACGGGTCAGGGTTTCGGTTTGAATGTTTCGAATGGGTCCGGGTCGGAGAAGAATGTCGGAAAAGCAGACGGCGAGGCTGGGAAAACGACGTCGAATGGTTGTAGTTCCTCTACGGTACTCTCAGATAGTGAATCTTCGCTTGAACAAAACCAACGTAATGATTCGAAAACAAACGACGAGAAGGCTAATTCTGAAGCTTCAGCCCAAAATTGTTCTGAAACTACAACTGTCTCTCAACCAGTACCAGAACAACAACCTCCGGTCGCTGACTCTACACCATCTCCTAATAAGGCGGCGGAGTTGGACCGGAAACCGCCGAAGCCTCCGGCCCAAAATCGAATCGGGACAACTTGGCCGTTGCAACAAATGCCGTATGTCTCGACAACAGGAGACGGCCCAAATGGGAAAACGGTCACTGGTTTTTTGTATAGATATACAAAATCTGAAGTGAACATCGTCTGTGTCTGCCATGGAAGAACATTCTCACCGGCGGAGTTCGTGGAACATGCCGGCGGCACCGACATTTCAAACCCTTTGAAACACATCACTGTAATTCCCTCTGCTTTTTGA
- the LOC133782587 gene encoding nuclear transport factor 2 has product MASTVQQAPVGSTPAADVVGNAFAHQYYLILLKSPDLVHRFYQDGSKLGRIEENGIMSITTTMQAINEKILSFDYGNLNADIKTVDSQESYNGGVLVLVTGYLIGKGNFRRKFTQSFFLAPQDTGYFVLNDVFRYVDDDEHQNVSRDLVDEVEIPPTAEHDLSTVNENHTSEPEIPVSDYPNGVEVCNSVNGEVVEEEVESPVAEVVDETPDDLKMTEPNSKIEDLPKKSYASIVRVMKETAVPFSAPTPPPLRTAQKNKEQPVSAAPPPPPPVSEIVSPITDVSENGNNQDVEAESHSIYIKGLPLNATPSLLENEFKKFGTIKTNGVQVRSQKGFCFGFVEFEDASAVQSAIEASPVTISGRPAVVEEKRSTNRGNRGRFPPARGNGYRNEGTRGRGYGGGRGYGGRGGDFNNGRSDFGNRNGNRGTGSRGGDGYQRAENGGRMAAASTKHAVVRAPAVLAVGN; this is encoded by the exons ATGGCGTCTACTGTGCAGCAAGCCCCTGTTGGGAGTACTCCGGCAGCTGATGTT GTTGGTAACGCCTTTGCTCATCAATACTACCTCATCTTGCTTAAGTCGCCCGACCTTGTTCATCGGTTTTATCAGGATGGTAGTAAGCTTGGCCGTATTGAAGAAAATGGCATCATGAGCATTACAACTACCATGCAA GCGATCAATGAGAAAATTCTTTCATTTGATTATGGAAATCTCAATGCGGATATCAAAACAGTGGATTCACAAGAGTCTTATAATGGTGGTGTGCTTGTTCTTGTAACTGGATATCTAATTGGAAAGGGCAATTTTAGGCGGAAATTTACTCAGAGTTTCTTCTTGGCACCGCAAGACACAGGATACTTTGTTTTGAATGATGTGTTTAGATATGTAGATGATGATGAGCATCAAAATGTGAGCAGAGATTTGGTTGATGAGGTTGAGATTCCGCCTACTGCTGAGCATG ATTTGTCTACGGTGAATGAGAACCACACATCTGAGCCAGAGATTCCAGTGTCTGATTATCCTAATGGGGTGGAAGTGTGCAATTCTGTAAATGGAGAAGTTGTTGAAGAAGAAGTGGAATCACCAGTGGCTGAGGTGGTTGATGAAACTCCAGATGATTTGAAGATGACTGAACCTAATTCCAAAATTGAAGATCTGCCAAAGAAGTCTTATGCCTCAATT GTTAGGGTTATGAAGGAGACTGCTGTGCCATTTTCAGCTCCTACACCTCCTCCTTTGAGGACTGCACAAAAGAACAAAGAACAACCAGTGTCAGCTGCTCCACCACCTCCACCCCCTGTTTCGGAGATAGTTTCTCCCATCACTGATGTCAGTGAAAACGGGAACAATCAAGATGTTGAAG CGGAGAGTCATTCAATTTATATTAAAGGTCTGCCGTTAAATGCAACACCTTCTCTACTTGAGAATGAATTCAAGAAATTCGGAACTATTAAGACTAACGGGGTGCAGGTTAGAAGCCAAAAG GGattttgttttggttttgtgGAATTCGAGGATGCTAGTGCCGTTCAGAGTGCTATAGAG GCGTCGCCAGTTACCATTAGTGGACGTCCAGCAGTTGTCGAGGAGAAGAGGTCTACCAATAGAG GGAATAGAGGAAGGTTTCCACCCGCAAGGGGTAATGGATACAGGAACGAGGGAACAAGAGGACGTGGGTATGGGGGTGGCCGAGGATACGGCGGTCGCGGTGGTGATTTTAATAATGGCAGGTCGGACTTTGGAAATAGGAACGGTAACCGGGGAACGGGAAGCCGTGGAGGGGATGGCTATCAGAGAGCCGAAAATGGCGGACGCATGGCTGCAGCAAGTACAAAACATGCAGTAGTTCGGGCGCCTGCTGTGCTTGCCGTCGGGAACTAA